One Desulfurella amilsii genomic region harbors:
- a CDS encoding TraB/VirB10 family protein: MEENKNQESNISGGVINKGTKDEKQTNSKNPLNNLPPNFKNKIFILMAVVLVFLFFTIKGILSNNSKKVHQKTNSTNSTLQLNNSVLLQKQLDQKISQIANATANNTQSIQQLKDIVKQQQSQQAQLPAPPSLPSNPNPIQQSAPPSLPPQNNNVSMPAPTPPPPPPARIQSINVNATQSNTTANQQSKNDDNYVTLPDGSIVSVTLVSGIYAPITSGQELPTLLNVNEMFYGPNHTRIPLKSCKVLAKAQGNQASERAFVNAYELSCVLPNGKSENFKISGYLSAQKDSAYGIKGKVISVTGKYLTGSFLSGVLQGFGSAMSMANQNSSLTTSGTVETSVNGGQVGKYSGYAGLAGGANALSQYYANKLNNLVDMIYVPAGTKAYLVVEKGAVITGYKLNNINQYGFRGVD, translated from the coding sequence ATGGAAGAGAATAAAAACCAAGAAAGCAATATAAGCGGTGGTGTTATCAATAAAGGAACGAAAGACGAAAAACAAACAAACTCAAAAAATCCTTTAAATAACTTACCGCCTAATTTCAAAAACAAAATATTTATACTTATGGCTGTAGTCTTAGTATTCCTTTTTTTTACGATAAAAGGAATACTAAGCAATAACTCAAAGAAAGTTCATCAAAAAACAAACTCTACAAACTCAACGCTTCAACTTAACAATTCTGTTTTATTACAGAAACAATTAGACCAGAAAATAAGCCAAATTGCAAACGCTACTGCAAACAATACTCAAAGCATACAGCAATTAAAAGATATAGTAAAACAACAGCAGTCACAGCAGGCACAGCTACCTGCACCGCCGTCTTTGCCGTCAAATCCAAATCCTATTCAGCAGTCGGCACCACCATCTTTGCCACCGCAAAATAATAATGTCAGTATGCCTGCGCCTACACCACCGCCTCCGCCGCCAGCAAGAATACAATCAATTAATGTCAATGCTACACAAAGCAATACAACTGCAAATCAGCAGTCAAAAAATGATGACAATTATGTAACTTTGCCAGATGGATCAATAGTGTCTGTTACATTAGTAAGCGGTATTTATGCCCCTATTACATCAGGGCAGGAATTGCCAACCTTGCTTAATGTTAATGAAATGTTTTACGGGCCAAATCATACAAGAATACCATTGAAATCCTGTAAAGTTTTAGCCAAAGCACAAGGCAATCAAGCCAGCGAAAGGGCTTTTGTAAATGCTTATGAGTTGTCCTGTGTTTTGCCTAATGGAAAATCAGAAAACTTTAAAATCAGCGGTTATTTATCGGCACAGAAAGACAGTGCATACGGCATAAAAGGCAAAGTAATATCTGTTACAGGCAAATACTTAACAGGAAGCTTTTTATCAGGAGTTTTACAGGGCTTTGGAAGTGCTATGTCAATGGCTAACCAAAACTCATCTTTAACTACATCAGGCACAGTAGAAACATCGGTTAACGGAGGACAGGTAGGAAAATACAGCGGTTATGCAGGGCTTGCAGGAGGAGCAAACGCATTATCGCAGTATTATGCAAATAAATTAAATAATCTTGTAGATATGATTTATGTTCCAGCAGGAACAAAAGCGTATCTTGTTGTAGAAAAAGGAGCAGTTATAACAGGCTATAAACTGAATAATATAAATCAATACGGATTTAGAGGAGTGGATTGA
- a CDS encoding type IV conjugative transfer system protein TraL, whose translation MRNVPKIIDEPLKVFIFDKEDGIVGAGIIGLLIFFVNNLLLLLIITLLGMVAVNRYKNNKPKGIIFQTLYKNLNITFGMPIKYLGNKAVLVK comes from the coding sequence ATGAGAAATGTTCCTAAAATAATTGACGAACCTTTAAAGGTTTTTATCTTTGACAAAGAAGACGGTATTGTCGGAGCGGGCATTATAGGACTGTTGATTTTTTTTGTAAACAACCTGCTTTTACTGTTAATTATAACCCTGCTTGGAATGGTAGCGGTTAACAGATATAAAAACAATAAACCAAAAGGCATAATCTTTCAAACGCTTTATAAAAATCTAAATATAACTTTTGGAATGCCAATAAAATATTTAGGTAACAAGGCGGTTTTAGTTAAGTGA
- a CDS encoding type II secretion system F family protein, protein MRKVFKFSAEMVDGTIVNDYIKTDSVMTAKRLISELGYKIRYIEIDHLRTLTNIYEKKIPLRNLKEIVAIFYNTIKQGINPEIIVETIPEMFTGYTKQQTLRIKKLITTQGLSLSKVFELIGMNTFIVKAIESAEKESGNLEEVLGKVVFLLDVLAKGESELAKALINPKIILTIITLIIYIVYGFAMKKALGFFENHLTYGITTKIVIAITNLININVYVSGFVVALIILGIWKLFTVKTIFAVASFPNYLKYKFPRWKDYGISRALINGLSFILKPFMALQENYEIMKICYFIDLLYSAGVKPDVIIQYLTEIVDSKYMKQMLLSTLPYIRMGQPFYEAFKFVGFKPDFIGFLKAGAETTQLEYYMVSFAENKKMLFERSIFALSTVLPLIMLVFASGFIIFTFAGIYLPMFNLK, encoded by the coding sequence GTGAGAAAAGTATTTAAATTTTCTGCCGAAATGGTAGATGGAACAATTGTAAATGATTACATAAAAACAGACAGCGTAATGACAGCTAAAAGACTCATCAGCGAATTAGGCTATAAAATAAGATATATTGAAATTGACCATTTAAGAACGTTGACAAATATTTATGAGAAAAAAATACCTTTAAGAAACCTAAAAGAAATTGTCGCTATTTTTTACAATACTATTAAGCAAGGTATTAATCCAGAAATAATAGTTGAAACTATACCAGAAATGTTTACAGGCTATACCAAACAGCAGACGCTTAGAATTAAAAAGCTTATTACCACACAAGGTTTGTCTTTATCAAAAGTGTTTGAGCTTATTGGAATGAATACATTTATTGTAAAAGCTATTGAAAGTGCAGAAAAAGAAAGCGGTAACTTAGAAGAGGTTTTAGGGAAAGTTGTTTTTCTTTTAGATGTGTTGGCAAAAGGAGAAAGCGAACTTGCAAAAGCCTTAATTAACCCTAAAATCATTTTAACCATAATAACATTGATTATTTATATAGTTTACGGTTTTGCTATGAAAAAAGCTTTGGGCTTTTTTGAAAACCATCTTACATACGGGATAACTACAAAAATTGTTATAGCAATTACTAATCTTATTAATATCAATGTTTATGTAAGCGGTTTTGTTGTCGCTTTAATTATTTTAGGCATCTGGAAGCTTTTTACAGTTAAAACAATATTTGCCGTAGCGTCTTTTCCTAATTACTTAAAATACAAATTCCCAAGATGGAAAGATTATGGTATAAGCAGAGCGTTAATCAACGGATTAAGTTTTATTTTAAAGCCGTTTATGGCTTTACAGGAAAACTATGAAATAATGAAAATATGTTATTTTATTGATTTGCTTTACTCGGCAGGAGTAAAGCCAGATGTTATTATACAATACTTAACGGAAATAGTAGATTCAAAATATATGAAACAGATGCTTTTATCAACCCTGCCCTATATTAGAATGGGACAACCTTTTTATGAGGCTTTTAAATTTGTAGGTTTTAAACCTGATTTTATAGGTTTTTTAAAAGCAGGAGCAGAAACTACACAGCTTGAATACTATATGGTAAGCTTTGCAGAAAACAAGAAAATGCTTTTTGAGCGTTCAATTTTTGCGTTATCTACTGTATTGCCTTTAATAATGCTTGTTTTTGCAAGCGGTTTTATAATTTTCACTTTTGCAGGTATTTATTTGCCAATGTTTAATTTAAAGTAA
- a CDS encoding type IV pilus twitching motility protein PilT: MKELDEFTRNLGREDQKIAEIEKLFDVVLENIDKESVSDIYFQEGLPPIMRVKNGDLVYIEHDIINKETIQLILSQILNQAVYGKEYSTVKSGKREVDLMVTIRLKRFRANITSFHSNEKIGIFLRYIKEDIPDLTTLGIPNINSILERIRNISGGLILVCGPTGSGKSTTLASIIEYINQNYNKHIITLEDPIEYLFKSKRSIITQKQVYADTESFAHGLREALREDPDIIVVGEMRDAETITTALQASETGHTVFATLHTSSTAQTIERVVNAFQEAKQQEIRVAMAFALKVIIVQRLIPTIKKSRTLACEIAFNDKNLENNILRNQINQIENTVYMGKQSGMLLLNHHLMQLIKDGVVSQKVALAYSYKSEELKNEIRKVYGEIEE; this comes from the coding sequence ATGAAGGAACTTGATGAATTTACAAGAAATCTCGGTAGAGAAGACCAAAAAATCGCAGAAATAGAAAAACTTTTTGATGTTGTTTTAGAAAATATAGACAAAGAAAGTGTATCGGATATTTACTTTCAAGAGGGTTTGCCGCCTATTATGAGAGTAAAAAACGGAGACTTGGTATATATAGAACACGATATAATAAACAAAGAAACTATACAGCTTATTTTATCTCAAATCTTAAATCAAGCAGTTTACGGTAAAGAATATTCTACTGTTAAATCAGGAAAGCGTGAAGTTGATTTAATGGTAACAATCAGGTTAAAAAGGTTTAGGGCAAATATCACAAGCTTCCACTCTAATGAGAAAATAGGAATTTTTTTAAGATATATCAAAGAAGATATACCTGATTTAACAACTCTTGGAATACCGAATATAAACTCTATTCTGGAAAGAATAAGAAATATTTCAGGAGGGCTTATATTAGTATGCGGACCAACAGGTTCAGGTAAATCCACTACGCTTGCAAGCATAATAGAATATATCAATCAAAACTACAATAAACACATAATAACGCTTGAAGATCCGATTGAGTATTTATTTAAGTCAAAGCGTTCAATAATAACACAAAAACAAGTATATGCAGATACAGAGAGTTTTGCGCATGGATTAAGAGAAGCGTTGAGAGAAGACCCTGATATTATTGTAGTTGGAGAAATGAGGGACGCAGAAACAATAACAACAGCACTTCAAGCATCAGAAACAGGACATACTGTATTTGCTACACTGCATACAAGTTCTACGGCACAGACGATTGAAAGGGTTGTTAACGCATTTCAAGAAGCGAAACAGCAGGAGATAAGAGTGGCTATGGCATTTGCCTTGAAAGTGATTATAGTGCAAAGACTTATTCCTACAATTAAAAAATCAAGAACGCTTGCCTGTGAAATTGCTTTTAATGATAAAAACTTAGAAAACAATATTTTAAGAAACCAAATCAATCAAATAGAAAATACTGTTTATATGGGAAAACAAAGCGGTATGCTACTTTTAAATCATCATCTTATGCAGTTGATAAAAGACGGCGTTGTTTCGCAGAAAGTAGCTTTGGCTTATTCATACAAATCAGAAGAACTTAAAAACGAAATTAGAAAGGTTTATGGAGAAATTGAAGAATGA
- a CDS encoding type II secretion system protein yields the protein MRKNVLQGTRKECLFSCKGFTLVELLIVLTVIAILAILLLPKISDLVTKQKSNELATQVMSIGQAEESYYKDCGTYPNDNAINALWNKNIASSATNNQDNISASNCWVQPYMQALPPNLTASPQNYWQSPFGSASKCTVNTNAGDYLNDGANNDIVVTCTNIPSQAVTFLQQKFNSDSNSNTGLMKSTCNGVICTINFVVVEN from the coding sequence ATGAGAAAAAATGTATTGCAAGGCACTCGCAAAGAGTGCCTTTTTAGTTGTAAGGGTTTTACATTAGTAGAACTTCTAATAGTATTAACTGTAATAGCCATTCTTGCTATTCTTTTATTGCCTAAAATATCTGATTTGGTTACAAAACAGAAATCAAACGAACTTGCTACTCAGGTTATGAGTATAGGACAAGCAGAGGAAAGCTATTATAAAGATTGCGGAACATATCCAAACGATAACGCAATCAATGCTTTATGGAATAAAAATATAGCATCAAGCGCAACTAATAATCAAGACAACATTTCAGCGTCAAACTGCTGGGTTCAGCCTTATATGCAGGCTTTGCCACCGAATTTAACAGCAAGCCCGCAAAATTATTGGCAATCACCTTTTGGTAGTGCAAGCAAATGCACTGTAAACACAAACGCAGGAGATTATTTAAATGACGGGGCTAATAATGACATAGTGGTAACCTGCACTAATATACCAAGTCAGGCAGTAACCTTTTTACAGCAGAAATTCAACTCAGATTCAAACAGTAACACAGGATTAATGAAATCAACCTGCAATGGAGTAATATGCACGATAAATTTTGTAGTGGTAGAAAATTAA
- a CDS encoding TraC family protein: MIFSKKKKSEIPLIELPEDNKLRIQTYLPYLFYFEDDGYFLNKDGSISMLFEVTPPNAIYDKFLDRVFSGLATVFNHYYPDMILQPFLISTRGADIKDPVINMYLKKETKQDLPSVVKKAVNEKIDLFKSNDICEINGLKYSAKTFKRIFAVTLVTKRPQQDKGIMETLFGNAENNLHIYDKAGKQDLRKLNRAIDSLMDSFRIIGIKSERINADKFLDYFYPVFNHQPRTVKGYDKLLPLSEQLINTNITIDNDKIYFGNEPYAVVSVNAIAGTETNFFFIEDNNNFTLADMLDDFLCTINVFTNPKEKEIMALEIKKKFAFSFTKTGADIKSNTIKAEIMQVLEDIYKNNIYLNNTMITFLVKYKDVETLITRLELYGIQCIHETDPVIFPVFLNTLPFFYRKEYDSVLRRTRKLYPHHTADIVSFYPEFQGTHNGSQMYLDRRGNVLTLDCFNNEITPNPHAVVLGITGAGKSFFMCDYILQATREDPFILVIDKGNSYKKLCNLYNGQYITLSISNPITINPFYNFNFSDKEQLVFLSNILRFMATGMESDKDYLSREKTGILEEAILDLSKIQAEENREVMISDFIELLRTKGDLGQEIANRLVPFSKKGRYGSFFDGPNKFNIENPFTVFEIGGINDDELLTAWFMSVAYFYANIIQNPKLRGRKKYLIMDEVWRLMGIKSTSQFFIEIVKTYRKHGAQLVTITQDFEDFFSSNAGIAIFNNSANKFLLMNSQNSIQRNANSLMLTPYELNQYISVKRTANYSECFVKIGDNISGVIRLTPSRYTYWLSTTNDKDNAKLDRYLEKCDGNLGLAIETLIKEEKE, encoded by the coding sequence ATGATTTTTTCTAAAAAGAAAAAGTCTGAAATACCTTTAATAGAACTTCCAGAAGACAACAAATTAAGAATACAAACCTATTTGCCATATCTTTTTTATTTTGAAGATGATGGATACTTTTTAAATAAAGACGGTTCAATATCAATGTTGTTTGAAGTAACGCCTCCAAACGCTATCTATGATAAATTTTTAGATAGAGTTTTCAGCGGACTTGCAACAGTATTCAACCACTATTACCCTGATATGATTTTACAGCCTTTTTTAATCTCTACAAGGGGAGCAGATATAAAAGACCCTGTAATAAATATGTATTTAAAAAAAGAAACAAAACAGGATTTGCCGAGTGTTGTAAAAAAAGCTGTTAATGAAAAAATAGATTTATTTAAATCAAACGATATATGTGAAATAAACGGACTTAAATATTCGGCAAAGACATTTAAGAGGATATTTGCAGTAACGCTTGTTACAAAAAGACCACAGCAGGATAAAGGCATTATGGAAACGCTTTTCGGCAACGCAGAAAATAATTTGCATATATATGATAAAGCTGGGAAACAAGATTTAAGAAAACTTAACAGAGCAATTGACTCTTTAATGGACTCATTCAGAATTATAGGTATCAAATCGGAAAGAATTAACGCAGACAAATTTTTAGACTATTTCTATCCTGTATTTAACCATCAGCCAAGAACAGTCAAAGGCTATGATAAGCTTTTGCCTTTAAGCGAACAGCTTATTAATACAAATATCACTATTGATAACGATAAGATTTATTTCGGCAATGAACCCTACGCAGTAGTAAGCGTCAATGCGATAGCAGGAACAGAAACCAACTTTTTCTTTATAGAGGACAACAACAACTTTACTCTTGCAGATATGCTTGATGACTTTTTATGCACTATAAATGTTTTTACAAACCCAAAAGAAAAAGAAATAATGGCACTTGAAATCAAAAAGAAATTTGCTTTTTCATTTACCAAAACAGGAGCAGATATAAAGTCAAATACTATAAAGGCTGAAATAATGCAGGTTTTGGAGGATATATACAAAAATAATATCTATCTCAATAATACTATGATTACTTTTTTGGTTAAATACAAAGATGTAGAAACTTTAATAACAAGATTGGAATTATATGGAATACAATGTATCCACGAAACTGACCCCGTAATATTTCCTGTGTTCTTAAATACATTGCCTTTCTTTTATAGAAAAGAGTATGACAGTGTTTTAAGACGCACAAGAAAACTTTACCCGCATCATACAGCCGATATCGTTTCTTTTTATCCAGAATTTCAAGGAACGCATAACGGAAGTCAGATGTATCTTGACCGCAGAGGCAATGTGCTTACTCTTGACTGCTTTAACAATGAGATTACACCAAACCCGCACGCAGTTGTTTTAGGTATAACAGGAGCAGGCAAATCGTTTTTTATGTGCGATTATATCTTGCAGGCTACAAGAGAAGATCCGTTTATATTGGTTATAGATAAAGGTAACTCTTATAAAAAGCTTTGCAACCTTTACAACGGACAATATATTACTTTAAGCATTTCAAACCCTATAACAATCAACCCTTTCTATAATTTTAATTTTAGCGATAAGGAACAGCTTGTATTTTTGTCAAATATATTGCGTTTTATGGCTACCGGTATGGAGTCAGATAAAGACTATTTAAGCAGAGAAAAAACAGGTATTCTTGAAGAAGCTATACTTGATTTATCAAAAATACAAGCAGAAGAAAACAGAGAAGTTATGATTTCTGATTTTATTGAGCTTTTACGCACGAAAGGAGATTTAGGGCAGGAAATAGCAAACAGGCTTGTGCCTTTTTCTAAGAAAGGACGATATGGAAGTTTCTTTGACGGACCGAATAAGTTTAATATAGAAAATCCTTTTACGGTTTTTGAGATAGGCGGAATAAACGATGATGAGCTTTTGACTGCTTGGTTTATGTCAGTTGCTTACTTTTATGCAAATATTATTCAAAATCCGAAATTAAGAGGTCGCAAAAAATACTTGATTATGGACGAAGTTTGGCGATTAATGGGAATTAAATCAACAAGTCAATTTTTTATTGAAATTGTTAAGACTTATAGAAAGCACGGAGCCCAGCTTGTAACAATTACGCAGGACTTTGAGGACTTTTTCAGTTCCAACGCAGGTATTGCGATATTCAACAACAGCGCAAATAAGTTTCTGCTTATGAACTCTCAAAACTCAATACAAAGAAACGCAAACAGCCTTATGCTTACACCTTATGAGCTTAATCAATATATAAGCGTCAAAAGAACCGCTAACTATTCAGAGTGTTTTGTTAAAATAGGGGACAATATAAGCGGAGTAATAAGGCTTACACCAAGCCGATACACTTATTGGCTATCTACTACAAACGATAAAGATAATGCAAAATTAGACAGATATTTAGAAAAATGCGATGGAAATTTAGGATTAGCGATAGAAACCCTAATAAAGGAGGAAAAAGAGTGA
- a CDS encoding tetratricopeptide repeat protein, whose amino-acid sequence MKKALIVSVITALAVSSCATNQQQVYQNGVEQGKKEVTNNLSKMDIHKVYVPAQVVGGAYIPAHYTYKYEKTVVGVNGEGGLQPQTENTTATAVATNTTATAVAGNSTAIATADNGTSAIPVLPNEKVVSVVNTPTPPPPPPNLDNMSDALIKMIDNGDLSDTKTIYETLKKANINTQITNKSQYYTALGKYELVNHEYKKAYDDFAQSYIENKDANIDSKNQTLFDMALCAQALGNKTDEVNAYTYIGDNYITANDKLDALKYYYKANLVDPSNTAVNIKIANILKNMGQDELSKAFLMKAYLQKELNDERK is encoded by the coding sequence GTGAAAAAGGCATTAATTGTATCAGTAATAACCGCTTTAGCTGTGTCATCTTGCGCTACAAATCAACAGCAGGTTTACCAGAATGGAGTAGAACAAGGGAAAAAAGAAGTTACAAATAACCTTTCTAAAATGGATATTCATAAAGTCTATGTGCCCGCACAGGTAGTGGGCGGAGCCTACATACCAGCGCATTATACTTACAAATATGAGAAAACAGTTGTTGGAGTAAATGGAGAGGGAGGATTACAGCCTCAAACAGAAAATACCACTGCAACAGCAGTTGCAACAAATACCACTGCAACAGCAGTTGCAGGAAACAGCACTGCAATAGCAACAGCAGACAATGGCACATCTGCAATACCTGTATTACCTAATGAAAAAGTGGTTTCGGTAGTAAATACCCCAACACCACCGCCGCCTCCGCCAAACTTAGATAATATGTCAGATGCTTTGATAAAAATGATTGACAATGGTGATTTGTCTGATACCAAAACTATTTATGAAACACTCAAAAAAGCAAATATAAATACTCAAATAACTAATAAATCTCAATACTATACAGCTTTGGGTAAATATGAGCTTGTAAATCACGAATACAAGAAAGCTTATGATGATTTTGCACAAAGCTATATTGAAAATAAAGACGCAAATATTGATTCCAAAAATCAAACATTGTTTGATATGGCATTATGCGCACAAGCATTAGGCAATAAAACAGATGAAGTAAACGCTTATACTTACATAGGAGATAATTATATAACAGCAAACGATAAACTTGATGCTTTAAAATATTATTATAAAGCAAATTTAGTAGATCCGAGCAATACGGCAGTAAACATAAAAATAGCCAATATACTTAAAAATATGGGACAAGATGAACTCTCAAAAGCATTTTTAATGAAAGCTTATTTGCAAAAGGAGTTAAATGATGAACGAAAATGA
- a CDS encoding type II secretion system protein, translated as MKNQEGFTIVELLIVLAVLTILIALSIGGIGKLENLYKRVQTQNYLNSMEKGMEACYSERAWIIDNANYLGQASLNVDTGANGAIDTINNQTPTISAGTPNQAWLDIARTFFTIPYGNALRDAWGNPYYIFVSYPQGNQNGIMYRTIAIVSLGSSHKLQSTFNPNNGSLTLGGTNIGVTISGANIETQKYQATLALLNKYANYLSQTFATLFQADPSKNITIDHFVATDQNGNTSSYTDSNSGIANSCYVSSSNCLETVVQANIALSTSINDQTNAWYYPSASQTSLTQMQIYIDNWSSNVRQPNNEMPPYTAHAIAYTPWGYQLIITAVGGTD; from the coding sequence ATGAAAAACCAAGAGGGTTTTACAATAGTTGAGTTGCTGATTGTATTAGCAGTATTGACAATCCTCATAGCCTTATCAATAGGTGGAATAGGCAAGCTTGAAAATTTATACAAGAGAGTTCAAACGCAGAATTATTTAAACTCAATGGAAAAAGGCATGGAAGCTTGTTACAGCGAAAGGGCTTGGATAATAGACAATGCAAATTACTTAGGACAGGCTTCTTTAAATGTGGATACAGGCGCAAACGGTGCTATTGATACGATAAACAATCAAACACCTACTATATCAGCTGGAACTCCAAACCAAGCTTGGCTTGATATTGCAAGAACATTTTTTACTATCCCTTACGGCAACGCTTTAAGGGACGCTTGGGGCAATCCTTACTATATTTTTGTGTCTTATCCGCAGGGAAACCAAAACGGCATTATGTATAGAACAATAGCAATAGTAAGTTTGGGTTCATCTCATAAATTACAATCAACATTCAATCCTAATAATGGAAGCTTAACTCTTGGAGGCACAAATATAGGCGTTACGATTTCAGGCGCAAATATAGAAACTCAGAAATATCAAGCAACATTGGCTTTGCTTAACAAATACGCAAATTATTTAAGTCAAACTTTTGCTACTCTGTTTCAGGCAGACCCAAGCAAAAATATAACTATTGATCACTTTGTCGCAACAGACCAGAATGGCAATACTTCATCTTATACAGACTCAAATTCAGGTATTGCAAACTCCTGCTATGTTTCATCGTCAAACTGTCTTGAAACTGTGGTTCAAGCAAATATTGCCCTGTCCACTTCAATCAACGACCAGACAAATGCTTGGTATTATCCTTCTGCATCGCAAACAAGCTTAACACAAATGCAGATATATATTGATAACTGGAGTAGTAATGTAAGACAGCCGAATAACGAAATGCCACCATATACAGCTCACGCAATAGCATATACCCCGTGGGGCTATCAGTTGATTATTACAGCGGTAGGAGGAACAGATTAG
- a CDS encoding type II secretion system protein GspD, with amino-acid sequence MNKKISFALATSILFFSATTTIAKADLTKQLNSFIEKQQQEQQYNNQPKVSINAINQPLGVVMQNFSALTGYSVTYSNDVDLNSPITVSLTQVSLPLALETILNQADYFYKIDDFKKIITVEAFKMEEFKLPASILDNSDAKYDFSSSGQSGGTNSNNGGGSSGGSSGGSSGGSTGNSGSISSTSNFTYKATQTGKDMLNTMVSQVKAVLSKNGSVMVEPTTGIMYVKDYPKYVEQASKLINNWINAFSKQVYIQAYVVDVQLNDSKQWGINWSALNNFRIGGYSGSSNIMLNTNNANGAPTANSPASATPSALTPTTLGALASGAISNMDHTNVFNIALQALATQGNTKVVSSPRIFLINNQVGNIQAGTSYPYISSVQNNYYGASTSGNSQLSYTLSSVSDGVSLTVIPHINADNTIDLTIMPVVTNIVSWENINMGGQAIQEPVVATRSEYTRLTAKNGQLIILGGATTNTGSVTHQKIPILGDIPIVGWLFKSINKNKQNETMVILLRATVINPNEKNSIVTQGKDIDFVKSETKAND; translated from the coding sequence ATGAATAAAAAAATATCTTTTGCTTTGGCAACAAGCATTTTATTTTTTTCCGCTACCACAACAATTGCAAAAGCGGATTTAACAAAACAATTAAATTCTTTTATAGAGAAACAACAGCAGGAACAGCAGTATAACAATCAGCCGAAAGTTTCAATTAATGCAATCAACCAGCCTTTGGGTGTAGTTATGCAGAACTTTTCTGCTTTAACAGGATATTCTGTAACCTATTCAAATGATGTAGATTTAAATTCTCCTATAACCGTAAGCTTAACACAGGTATCTTTGCCTTTGGCATTAGAAACTATTTTAAATCAAGCAGATTATTTTTATAAAATTGACGATTTTAAAAAAATAATCACAGTAGAAGCTTTTAAAATGGAAGAGTTTAAGCTTCCTGCGTCTATTTTAGACAATTCAGACGCAAAATATGATTTTTCATCATCAGGACAAAGCGGTGGAACTAATAGCAACAATGGTGGAGGTTCATCTGGAGGTTCATCTGGAGGTTCATCTGGAGGTTCAACAGGCAACAGCGGTTCAATATCATCTACAAGCAATTTTACCTACAAAGCTACACAGACAGGCAAAGATATGCTGAATACTATGGTCTCGCAGGTAAAAGCCGTTTTATCAAAAAACGGAAGTGTAATGGTAGAGCCCACTACCGGCATTATGTATGTTAAAGATTATCCGAAGTATGTAGAACAAGCATCAAAGCTTATAAACAATTGGATAAATGCTTTTTCAAAACAAGTTTATATACAGGCTTATGTGGTTGATGTGCAATTAAATGACAGCAAGCAGTGGGGTATTAATTGGAGTGCATTAAATAATTTTAGAATAGGTGGATATAGCGGAAGTTCAAATATAATGCTTAATACAAATAATGCCAACGGAGCGCCTACGGCTAATTCTCCCGCATCAGCTACGCCAAGCGCATTAACTCCCACAACGCTTGGAGCATTAGCAAGCGGTGCTATAAGCAATATGGATCATACAAATGTATTTAATATTGCTTTACAGGCTTTGGCAACGCAGGGCAATACAAAAGTAGTATCAAGTCCGAGAATATTTCTCATTAATAATCAAGTAGGTAATATTCAGGCAGGAACAAGCTACCCGTATATTTCAAGCGTTCAAAACAACTATTACGGTGCAAGCACATCTGGCAACAGTCAGCTTTCTTATACCTTATCAAGTGTTTCAGACGGTGTGAGCTTAACTGTTATTCCGCACATTAATGCTGATAATACAATAGATTTAACAATAATGCCTGTTGTAACAAATATTGTAAGCTGGGAAAATATTAATATGGGAGGACAGGCAATCCAAGAGCCTGTTGTGGCTACAAGAAGCGAATATACAAGACTTACTGCTAAAAACGGACAGCTGATTATTTTAGGTGGAGCTACTACAAACACAGGCAGTGTAACCCATCAAAAAATTCCAATACTTGGGGACATTCCTATTGTAGGGTGGCTATTTAAAAGCATAAACAAAAACAAACAAAACGAAACAATGGTTATTCTGCTTAGAGCTACTGTAATTAATCCAAACGAGAAAAACAGCATAGTAACGCAAGGCAAAGATATAGATTTTGTAAAATCGGAGACAAAGGCTAATGATTAA